A genome region from Pirellulales bacterium includes the following:
- a CDS encoding DUF1559 domain-containing protein, whose protein sequence is MRRMQKKRRGFTLVELLVVIAVIGVLIALLLPAVQMAREAARRMSCENNFKQLGLALHDFESANGQFPTGSVAKAYPPGNLSFLQTFYRWSAFAYLAPYFEQGNLIGALDLTVPMYGASGPAAAQNGIVFATVIPLLLCPSDIQEVTDIGFGPTNYAMCAGTGLPGGSPIAADGLFYVNSATRFADIIDGSSQTLAASESLLGTGLEPLTVASQVDPRRDYSFYLGAPISDAICAAPTIWNFTNRRGFSWADGELRCALYNHYYPPNYRGTDCMGANQSGQPTLRNTAYGWRAARSMHPGGVNALRADGSCQFFNESIDLATWQTLSTRGQSEVPAGN, encoded by the coding sequence ATGCGTCGAATGCAGAAAAAACGACGCGGATTCACGCTCGTCGAGCTACTGGTGGTGATCGCCGTCATCGGGGTGCTGATCGCACTATTGCTGCCGGCGGTGCAAATGGCCCGCGAGGCCGCGCGGCGCATGAGCTGCGAAAACAATTTCAAGCAGCTTGGGCTTGCGTTACATGATTTTGAAAGCGCAAATGGACAATTCCCTACAGGCTCTGTGGCAAAGGCCTATCCTCCGGGGAATCTAAGCTTTCTCCAAACTTTTTATCGCTGGTCGGCGTTCGCGTACCTGGCCCCCTACTTCGAACAAGGAAACCTGATCGGAGCGCTGGACCTCACCGTGCCCATGTATGGCGCGAGCGGCCCGGCGGCTGCACAGAACGGCATCGTTTTCGCTACTGTGATTCCGTTGCTACTTTGTCCAAGTGATATTCAGGAAGTAACGGACATCGGCTTCGGCCCGACCAACTATGCGATGTGCGCCGGCACCGGCCTTCCGGGCGGAAGTCCGATCGCGGCCGACGGATTGTTCTACGTCAATTCGGCGACACGCTTCGCCGATATCATTGACGGTTCCTCACAAACGCTCGCGGCTTCTGAAAGTTTGTTAGGTACCGGCTTGGAGCCACTGACCGTAGCGTCGCAAGTGGATCCTCGCCGCGATTACTCTTTCTATCTGGGTGCGCCAATAAGTGACGCGATCTGCGCCGCACCAACGATTTGGAACTTCACCAATCGTCGCGGTTTTTCCTGGGCTGACGGCGAACTGCGGTGCGCACTCTACAATCACTATTACCCGCCAAACTACCGCGGCACCGACTGTATGGGTGCGAACCAATCAGGGCAACCGACTTTGCGTAACACAGCCTATGGTTGGCGTGCCGCCAGAAGTATGCACCCCGGCGGTGTGAATGCATTGCGGGCCGACGGATCTTGCCAGTTCTTTAACGAATCGATTGATCTGGCTACGTGGCAAACGCTCTCCACGCGCGGGCAGTCGGAAGTCCCCGCTGGCAATTGA